GTCGGGGAGCGCCCCGACGGTGCCCTCCACGCGCCCCAGCCGCTCCGGGAGCGCCGTCAGCGCGTCCTCCACCTCCGCGAGGCGCACCCCCAGCGCCCCCAGCTCGTCGCGCACCTCGTCGTCGGCCGTGCCCCCGGCGGCCAGCGCGGCCCAGGGGTCCGGCGCCCCCTCTCCGAAGAGCGACTGCCCCATGACCGAGCGCGCGGCCAGCACCTGCCGCATCCCCTCCTCGAAGTGGTGCTGCCGGATCCGTTTCTCGGCGTCGGGCGCCGGCTCGGAGGCGGCCATCTGCGCGGCCTTGAGCACCGCGTTCTTGATGTCGCCGCCGCTCGCCGGGTACGCTTCCGCCAGGGCGCCGAAGTCCACGTCGTCGCCCAGCGGGGTCTTCACCGGGTGGAGCTGCACCCGCCAGATCTGCTCCCGCTCCTCCGGGCCGGGCATCGCGAAGAGGATGTGGGTGCGGATGCGGCGCTCGAAGGCGGGGTCGAAGTTGGCGGCGAGGTTGGTGGCGAACAC
The DNA window shown above is from Longimicrobiaceae bacterium and carries:
- a CDS encoding ATP-binding protein, with the protein product MANPFRDLFMGTSTRELVEAHVPHRTFADVVLPPETRRALEHALAQIHNHDLIFRRWGLGERHDAGLGLAFNFAGPPGTGKTICAEAIAHTLGRRLLVVRYAELESQWAGATGKNVSAVFRSAAEQGAVLFFDEADAIASRRSTLTDQGYQREANLVVNVLLRELDEFPGVVVFATNLAANFDPAFERRIRTHILFAMPGPEEREQIWRVQLHPVKTPLGDDVDFGALAEAYPASGGDIKNAVLKAAQMAASEPAPDAEKRIRQHHFEEGMRQVLAARSVMGQSLFGEGAPDPWAALAAGGTADDEVRDELGALGVRLAEVEDALTALPERLGRVEGTVGALPD